TCGCAAAACGATTGATCGAGAGGCTTCGCATGTCATGCAGTACCACCGGAGACAATTTTTCTACCTCGTAGCATGGTTCCTTGAAGCTGAACGGACGCGAAAAAAGCTGAAGAAAGGATCTAGTAACAAGGCGGATGATGAGGTAtccagcttcagccttgTGGCGGGCGTTTTAAACCAAGAAATGTTCATCACTCTCAACAAGGCAATGCACGAGGCATATGAGTACAAGGACTGGCATGAGCTGGCTGCTGTTATGAGATGCTTCACCCAGATTCTACTCACTGTTCAAGAAATGTCCGAGAGTGGCcgagaggatgatgaggaaatTGCAGAAAACGTCCTAAGTCGTCTGTTTTACGAAGAATCGACGCACGATACCATCGCCAACATAATCAGGACCTACAAAGACCAGGGATTCTACTACCTAGATGCTGCTACGGAGCTGGTTCATCATTTCCTGCGTATTCTGGAGGCATACTCAAAGCAGAATGCGGATATGCAAGTTCGCTCTCGCAAACGAACacggcagaagaagaataaagagCAGCAACTGCAGCAGGGTACTGAAGACGGTGCTCtagctgaagaaaacgatGACTCGGCCAACGATGAGGAAGCTACAGAACGTACTTCCAAGGAACGCAAATTTGATTTCCAACGCTTCGCGGCTCGCTTTTCACCACAAGGCGTGGTGGATACTTTTGTCAAGTTCACGCGATTCTATCGCGATATGGATGATACCCAGTTAAAGCGCGTCCATCGATACTTTTATCGCCTCGCATTCAAACAGGAGATGAGCGTAATGCTTTTCCGTGTGGATATAATCCATCTGCTATACAATATGATCAAAGGCCCCGAGCCTTTAGATAAGTCTTCAAGCATGTACAAAGACTGGGAAGAGCTCGTGAAGCAAATACTTCGCAAGTgcttcaagaagattgagcAAAGGCCAGAGCTCATTATCGAAATGCTCTTCAGCAAATTGCAAAGCACCGCTTTCTTCCTAGAATACGGATATGAAAAGCAGACCGCTTCCAAGAAGCAGGCGAAGCCTGGGGCTGAACTTGTTTTCAAATACACAGAAGAGCTCGATCGGCAAATCGCCATCGTGGTTGGTGCACTGCTGGATAAGAATGAGGGGGATCATATCAGTTGGGTGAAGGGTGTtattgccgaagccgaaaGCGAACGCCGATcgtgggctgctgctgaagaagcctTGGCAACAACAGAAAATCCTTTTGAAGAATCAACGGATGCCAACGAACCCAAAGAACCGAGCAAACCTCCCCCCTTCAGTAAGTCTCTAGTGATTGTTTGTACTGTGATCATATCTAATTTATGTCTAGACGTACGACCTGATAGCGACGAGAGACGCACCGCTAGATTTAAGAATCCATATCTGCGTCTTCTACTAAATCTCTGCGGATTTCGGCTGTTCGGGCCTGCCTCAGAGGAGACGCCCGAGTCCCTCTGGGTACTCCCAGAAGATATCACTGCCGACTCACTCAAAGATTCATTGCATTATATCAACCAAGCGGAATTCAACCCCCCAACATTTGACGATGGACAGCTGGCTGAAAATCAGCTCAAGAGAAAAACACTGCCCCGCAAGAAGGCAAattttgatgatgacgaaggtGACGACATAGATGACGAGATTCTATTTGAACCCGGCGGCCCGACGGCAAGGAAAGTAATCGATGAGTCAGAGAGACccaaaaagacaagaaagagaagacggagagatAGTCAAGTACAGGAACTAGATGACGAAGAACTCGAAGAAAAAGCTCGCAAGCGGCGcgagcgagagcgagaaaaGGCCCGCAAGATCAAATCCGCCGTGTAcgtcaaagatggagatgatgaattcgacgaggaggaggacgaggctTTTTTCGCCCGTGAACGCGAGATTGCCGCTCGTGCTGCAAAGGCTGCGCAGTCAGCTGTGGATCCTGAACCGGTGAAGAAACGGAAAGCTGCTAGGGTGCAGATTGAtagcgatgaggaggatgagggtggtgaagacgacgatgtcTTGGGCTTGATTAATGACGAGGAGGCGGAAAGTAGGGATGATACCCCCATGGGAGAGAGCGATGGCGAGAgtaggaagaagaggagagttagcgtcgaggatgaggatgaggatgttgataTGGAGGATGCTTCTAATGCTGCACAGCCTCAGCAGGTGGAAGACAATGCcaaggaagatggcgatgacgttCCTGTTGTGACTCGCAGACCGAGGGTGCGCGGTGGCTTTGTCATAGACAGTGATGACGAGGAGTAGAAAAGGCCAGCTGAGAAGGGTTATCCGtatattttactatatgTGTACAGAGCATTGCGAGGAAATTTTGGGATATGAATCACGACCGCatattaataaagaaaaaagtcggTATCAATCGTATATTATTTTGTATAAGTGGTATCGTAACCAAGTCTATTATATATTTTGTACGCCGAACTGCCAATTTTTCATGTCCAGGCAACGTGTGACAAAAATCTCCATCAATTCCACAGATAGCCAATTATAAAATCATCATCCCGGGTATCAAAACTCCATCGTCTCGTATCAAATCACTTTTGAGATTTTATGCAGCATCAGACATGATGCTCCCTCTCCACTCTTTTATCAATACTCCTCCTCCTAGCTACCATGTTATGTCCAGTAGGAGCTTGTCCAAGCTCTGCTAGATCCTCTTGGCTCTTATGCAGAGAGCCATGGTGAACGCCTCTATGGTCACGACCAGGACTGCCGCTTCGctgagaagatgacgaggaccCGCTCGCTACGGGGGTATCGTCGCTGCTCTGAATCTCATCTTGTTGACTCACACCGCCCCAGGAGCCGCCTATTCCTTCCATGATATAGTCGGAAGCAGTTGGCTCGTCGAGCACGACCAGTTCTTCTGGGTGAAAGATCCTAGGCAGGACGAGAGCGCGTACGGGGATGAGGAGCAAGATGATAATAGGAAAGCCGACGGCAGCAATAGTTTGTGTAATGGCAAAGGTGGCGCCGAACCCGACCAGCTCAACAATGACAAAGCCCCAGATTGCGGCGCGTCGCTTCACTAGTTTGAGAGGTGAGCTCGCGGGAGTCAGATTCTTATCCCGGGCCAAGAAGAGTAGCTTGGCTGTAATACCATTTGCTTGAAGGGCCTGGAAACCCATGATGAAAAATAGACCAGCCAAAACTCCGTGGGGGACCAGATggaggacgacgagaagAGGGCCCGTCATGGTGCCAAGGGTAAGGAGTCCCTGGGCCAGATTGGATACACGCTGCTCGACGACATGAGTCGCTTCGAAAGTATACGCTCCCTTGTCCTCACCCTTTTCATCGAGCTGCTTGACGGCTTTGGTGACGCAAAGAGACTCTGTGTGAAAAGGGGCTTGTGGGATCAGGCCATTAGGGAAGGGTAAGCCGAGAATGCCGGCCACACCGGTGGTGATgccgagaagaaagaaatccCAGTGGAAACCAGCGGGCTTTCTCAGGGGGAATTCGCTTCCCTGCGCAATAAGAGATGACACTAGATCGATGTCAGTAACTAAATGCATattgaaaagaaaggaaCAGCCTTACCATTGTGGTCAAACCAGAACAGGATAGTCAAGAGAATGGCAAATGGGAGAGCGGTGAAAATTTCTCCAACGCTCAAATCCCAGAAGTTGACGGCCCATCCTCGATCAGCTGTTGGCTCAAATGCAGTGCTGGTTGGGAGCACCGCCAAATGAGTCTCAGACATACGGCCAATGTGAACAAATCCAGTGAAGAAAACGAGGGTCAATGGTGTTCCGTAATCCTTAAGGAAGACACGAATTGGGTGTCTGAAAAGACTACTACCTCCCAGTTCTCCACAGATATAAGCAACCATGAAGAGCAGTAGTGCCGCGACAATGGAGAGATAAAAGGCACTCCCATCGCCAAGACGCTCAAGTGTTTGGATGCCCTTTTGGAGATAGATGAAGGCTACGTAGAATCCAAAGATATCGCAGGGGAATCGTGTGACCCAGCGAAGCCAGTTGCAGGAGTTTGTAATGGCAAGGATCCAGTGCAGAATCAGCGACCATCTAGAAAGGACAACGAGTCAACAATTTGTCAATGTGCAATCTCAGGGTGACATTGAGCTTACATTCCGATCCAAGCCATGAATCCCAGGTAATTGACGCCTGTTGGTTTCATGATGTCATAGACTGTACTGTTGAACACAGTGATGGGGCCTACAGAATGCCATGTTAGAACCAAGAAGATATCGTGCAACTTATACAAATAGCATATAGCACACTTACCAGTGACCCCAACAATGACGAGCGGTTGAGCAGAAAATATGGAAAAGACCACAGAGCCTAGGACAGATGCCAGCAAAACCTCATTAACACCATAGTTTGATCCGGTATTCTGAAACATGTCCAGAGAGAAGGCAAGGGCGGGCAGGATGCTGTCAATGGCACAGATTAGCAAATGCTTGCTCGACAAACTTCCTTCAGTACACAAAGAGACGCCATAGATATCACATACTTTGCAAAATACATGAAGATAGTGGCGGGTACAACACGATAATCCCACGCGTCGAGCCAGTCGCTGACATAGTACGGCGCTCTCCGACGGACATCGTTGACCATGCCACGGAAGGGATGAATGCTCCACCAGGCTTCGTGACGCCGCTGTGATGTCGACGTCGATGCCCTGTCGTCTCTCGTCGATGATGCTGTCGTCGTGATTGGCACCTCTTGGCCTGGTGCCGCTCGAAAGATGGGCGTCGCTTCATAGCCCCCGTCCTCACCAGTCACTCGTTCTCCGCCGACAGAATTCGCCATTGGGGCTGTCATGGTGAGCTGGATTCTCGGTATATGCAACCTCGCCGTGTGACGTCGAGTTTGGTTCTCGGCACTGAATACGCCGAGACAGAAGCCCGGGTTCTCTGGAAGGACTGACCTCTTCGCAGAGTTGTGGAACGGGTTGAAATGTCAAGCCGGGTATGGGCGTCTCCTCATAACAAAGTCATCGAGACGGCGGAAACACTCGAGAAAGCGAGACGAGGAAAGCAAAGAGACAAGAATCGTTATACGAAAGATTTTATTATGGCGGATGGATCCAACAAGGGAGTCATGTCAACACCCccctggccaaggcaaaaaagacagATCCGCCACTGCAACTAGCTGTGAAGGATTAGCTGCAGAGGGAAAGACAGTGGAGATATTAGAAGATgaatttcctcttctcccctcccccgctTGTTTGATAAAAGAAAGTAGAAAAGACCCTGCCTCTTTATTTTTTgggttcttttcttttcccaattttttttcgggAGGCTAGATCCAGATTCGAGATCGGAGGCCACCAGCACTAACACCGCCTATGACATCGCACACTGCACACATTGGATGAAACACTGCCCGACTTGGTTTAGACGGCCGTGGTGTGTCGTTACCGCATTTCGCCCCCACATATGGGAGTGAGTGGGCTTTTTAACTTTATACCGAGAACAAAGGCATTGACAACGAAATGAGTTGGAGTAATAGATCATTATTTCATCTACATAGATAAACTGATTGCATACTGATCCAACTCAACCGCTGCATCATGTACATCTTTGGTCTGAACTGATATTAGAGTTTCGAGACAGACGTTGTGATTCTAGCTGTACCTTGGTAATAAGCGGCCTTGACGCAGCCAGCCTCTCTATATCACAAGCATCAACAAACTATATTACTTCACCCTCACCGTAAAATACCAACCAAcccaaaaaagcaaaacccAAATCCGAATTGATACCTCATGTAGCAGGTCATCTCTACCAATTACCCCATAGcaatttcatttctttcccaAGCCTCACTGTGGAACTTTCTCAACTACTAGCATCAACCGTCAGCGCCAAACGGCTCACAAGCAAACAATCGGGATGATGTTTTAATTACAGACAAGAACTTTTACCACCAACCAGCAAACAAGACGCCTCACACAACATGCTCATGTACTCGCTGCACGGAACTTTTACTCTGCTGTGTAACCAAAGTTATAAAAACCAGACAAAGTATGTAAAGGTACTACAAGCACGGGGTATGCTAACCTTGCGGCTCTTGGCAGAATCCcctgcaaaaaaaaaaaaatccacCAGTTCGCCTAACCCCAAGCACATGGGCAACGATAGGTAAAAAATCCAATCATCCCACAAACATCCCTTTTCCCCCCCATCATCCCAGATGCAAAATAATCTACATTCGGAGCTTTGCATTTAAAGCATCGCCACTTTGGGGCTCCATAACGCCTGTCTTTGTGTTACCCATCGCCCGTTTTAGCGTCGCCAAAGGTAGGAACTTTCCCGGCCAATCATATTTCGCTTCACCCTCCGGGGATGTCGTCCCTTGCGTTGCCAAAACTTCAGGACAATTAATTACATTGGGAACGACAAGCCAATGAATGTGATGTTCGCCTTATCGTGCGTCtgcttggtgatggaagaggccgGAGGTGGTGTAACTTGTAAATCAATAGGCTATCCGTTGGAATGTCACCTCTCCATTTGCGAGTGTTTCAATGGCATACTCACGGCTTATACCTGatattcatcatcatcatcaaattcccTTCTTCATTTTGAGCCGGATGGCGCTCTTTCTACTTGATTTCCTGATCCTACCAATACGTCTACAGTTCTAAATCcagatacgagtacacagTAATGTTCAATAAGCCCCTGCCACCCTTTTCCTTACCCGCTAGTTTCCCCCATATGATGATAAATAAGTACATGCAGAGGAGATTTTAGCATCCCCCTTGCTCATGGTAGAGTTGAGACTCgtaaaaaataaacacaGGCTGCCATCGTGGGCCACAGGTTAGCGGATGTTGATTCCCGCTCCGTTGGCGAAGATGTAGCAGCCAATCCGGGCTTGTCAAGAAGTTCCCGGCAGTTCCCCCATACTTGGCTTCATGAGGTACAACATTTCCCCCTTGATTATTTCCCTTTAGACTTTTCTCCCCCTTTATTCATTGCAGCTGTACATGTCCCCTCAAGGTCCGTCATCTTACATAATATCAACAGCACCTCTTTCACTCGTCTGACAGCTTCCGGAAGGCGGGCGCGGGCGCAGGCGGCTCTTCCTTCGGTGTGTCGGTCTCGGTCG
Above is a genomic segment from Trichoderma breve strain T069 chromosome 6, whole genome shotgun sequence containing:
- a CDS encoding timeless protein domain-containing protein: MELGDGTTDIVHPEVRAHISSLIAALGGASTEDDGRYHLGDDALEVLRDIKRWIRFYDEKTNRMDVARCIHEANLIEGDLLPILATWPENATDSKYKSRIALSCFEIMVPLTWPMERDKERMTVNHHRHMPVLELAQVQYKRAIINFDEARILHAAVRTALPSLALPAGDRAARDQGIIKLVLFFLRNMAMIAPPPNVQYEGDETQISRSATIDAFSYQDIFLFLLTLASNMGDDFRTEDTSVMEIIFHLIKRVDIEKLFMTEQQVHKAKANELASLMNKESAMHKAYARNSATRHNRFGTMIWVKREDGKMSSLSGQDALGDASTRNLKMDNNKVFKPPRRTRKENKDERDLGPPAKLNARAAGQLRSFVEEFLDSGFNPLFLHVRKTIDREASHVMQYHRRQFFYLVAWFLEAERTRKKLKKGSSNKADDEVSSFSLVAGVLNQEMFITLNKAMHEAYEYKDWHELAAVMRCFTQILLTVQEMSESGREDDEEIAENVLSRLFYEESTHDTIANIIRTYKDQGFYYLDAATELVHHFLRILEAYSKQNADMQVRSRKRTRQKKNKEQQLQQGTEDGALAEENDDSANDEEATERTSKERKFDFQRFAARFSPQGVVDTFVKFTRFYRDMDDTQLKRVHRYFYRLAFKQEMSVMLFRVDIIHLLYNMIKGPEPLDKSSSMYKDWEELVKQILRKCFKKIEQRPELIIEMLFSKLQSTAFFLEYGYEKQTASKKQAKPGAELVFKYTEELDRQIAIVVGALLDKNEGDHISWVKGVIAEAESERRSWAAAEEALATTENPFEESTDANEPKEPSKPPPFNVRPDSDERRTARFKNPYLRLLLNLCGFRLFGPASEETPESLWVLPEDITADSLKDSLHYINQAEFNPPTFDDGQLAENQLKRKTLPRKKANFDDDEGDDIDDEILFEPGGPTARKVIDESERPKKTRKRRRRDSQVQELDDEELEEKARKRREREREKARKIKSAVYVKDGDDEFDEEEDEAFFAREREIAARAAKAAQSAVDPEPVKKRKAARVQIDSDEEDEGGEDDDVLGLINDEEAESRDDTPMGESDGESRKKRRPQQVEDNAKEDGDDVPVVTRRPRVRGGFVIDSDDEE
- a CDS encoding HCO3- transporter family domain-containing protein is translated as MTAPMANSVGGERVTGEDGGYEATPIFRAAPGQEVPITTTASSTRDDRASTSTSQRRHEAWWSIHPFRGMVNDVRRRAPYYVSDWLDAWDYRVVPATIFMYFANILPALAFSLDMFQNTGSNYGVNEVLLASVLGSVVFSIFSAQPLVIVGVTGPITVFNSTVYDIMKPTGVNYLGFMAWIGIWSLILHWILAITNSCNWLRWVTRFPCDIFGFYVAFIYLQKGIQTLERLGDGSAFYLSIVAALLLFMVAYICGELGGSSLFRHPIRVFLKDYGTPLTLVFFTGFVHIGRMSETHLAVLPTSTAFEPTADRGWAVNFWDLSVGEIFTALPFAILLTILFWFDHNVSSLIAQGSEFPLRKPAGFHWDFFLLGITTGVAGILGLPFPNGLIPQAPFHTESLCVTKAVKQLDEKGEDKGAYTFEATHVVEQRVSNLAQGLLTLGTMTGPLLVVLHLVPHGVLAGLFFIMGFQALQANGITAKLLFLARDKNLTPASSPLKLVKRRAAIWGFVIVELVGFGATFAITQTIAAVGFPIIILLLIPVRALVLPRIFHPEELVVLDEPTASDYIMEGIGGSWGGVSQQDEIQSSDDTPVASGSSSSSQRSGSPGRDHRGVHHGSLHKSQEDLAELGQAPTGHNMVARRRSIDKRVEREHHV